GCCGCGCTGCCGAAGATCGCCGCGACGCGCGAGTACGGTGCGCGCGTCGAGCTCGTCGGTTCCAGCGTCGACGAGGCGCTCGTGCACGCGCGCGAGCACGCGCGCGTCACCGGCGCCGTGCTCATCCACCCGTTCGACCACCGCGACGTGGTCGTCGGCCAGGGGACCATCGCGCTCGAGATCGTCGAGCAGGTCCCGGACGTCGCGACGGTCGTCGTGCCCGTCGGCGGCGGCGGGCTCGCGGCGGGCGTCGTCGCGACGCTCGCCGAGCTGCGGCCCGACGTGCGGGTCGTCGGCGTGCAGGCGGCGCACGCCGCGGCCTACCCGGCGTCCCTCGCGGCGGGCGTCCCGACGAAGGCGCCCGAGCTGCGCACCATGGCGGACGGCATCGCGGTCGGGCTGCCCGGTGACGTGCCGTTCGACGTGCTCTCCCGCGCCGGGACCGAGGTCCGCACGGTCTCCGAGGAGGACCTGTCCCGCGCGCTGCTGCTCGTCGCGGAGCGCGCGAAGCTGCTCGTCGAGCCGTCGGGTGCGGCGGCGGTCGCGGCGCTCATGGCCGCGCCTCCCGGCGACCTGCAGGGACCGGTCGTCGCGATCCTGTCGGGCGGCAACATCGACCCGCAGGTGCTGCTGCGCGTCGTGCGGCACGGGCTCGCGTCCGCGGGCCGGTTCCTGTGGCTGCACGTGCGGATCGACGACCGCCCGGGCTCGCTCGCGCGGCTGCTCAACGACCTGGCGGCGACCGGTGCGAACGTCATGCACGTGTCGCACGTGCGCACGCAGACCGAGCTCGCCGTCGACGAGGTCGCGGTCGAGGTGCAGGTCGAGACGAAGGGCCCCGAGCACTGCGCGGCGGTGCAGCACGCGCTGCGCGCGGCGGGCTACCGCCTCACGGACTGACGGGCAGGGACGACGAAGGGCGCGTCCCCCGGTGGTGACCCGCGGACGCGCCCTTCTCGTGCCCGCTCAGCCCTCGAAGGGCTTCGCGGCGACGATCGTCACCTCGATCTCGCGCCCGTTCGGGGCGGCGTAGCTCGTCGTGTCTCCCACGGACTTGCCGTTGATCGACGCGCCGAGCGGCGAGGTGGGGGAGAAGACCTGGATGCCCGTAGTGCCGGCCATCTCGCGCGAGCCCAGGAGGAAGACCTCCTCGTCGCCCGCGACGACGGCCGTCACGACCATGCCCGGCTCGACGACGCCGTCGTCCGGCGGCGTGCCGATCTGCACGGTGCGGAGCTTCGCCTCGAGCTCGCGGATGCGGGCCTCGTTCTTCGCCTGCTCCTCGCGGGCGGCGTGGTACCCGCCGTTCTCCTTGAGGTCGCCCTCGTCACGCGCCGCGGCGATGCGCTGCGTGATCTCGTCGCGGCGGGGGCCCTTGAGGTCCTCGAGCTCGGCGCTCAGGCGGTCGTAGGCCTCCTGCGTCAGCCAAGTGGCCGCAGTCGTGTCGGTCACGATCGCTCCTTCCTGCTTCCTGGTGCGTCCCGTTCCGATCCCTGTGACGCCACGGCTCGAGGCCGCAGGCGTCACCGGGCGGTGTCCGGGGCGGGGTGTCGCCGTTCCTTCCGGTCGCGTCGACCGTCTGGTCCGGGTCCTCGTGCCGGGCCGGACCTCGGGGGCTGGCCGTGCGCGACGACCGTGGGGCGGCGTGCGAAACGCCCAGGATAGCAAGCGACCCGTCAGGGGGCGCCCGGCGTGTCCTCGACGGGGTCGCACGACTGCACGGTCGCGCTGACCGCGAGCTCCGCGGTGGGGATGACGACCGTGACGCGCTGCGTGCGCGCGCCCGGGCCGATGTGCACGTCCTTGACCCCGACCTCGGCGTACGACTGCGACAGCGCGCGCACGCGGCACGACGCGGTGCTCTCGGGGTCCTTCGTGACCTCGAACGTGAGGTCGACGGTGTCGGCACCGTGCACCGCGAACCCGATGGTCTTCCACTGCACCGGGTCGCGCAGCGCGCTGATGCCGAGCCAGCCCACGACGACCGCCCCGACGAGGGCGGCGAGCACGACCGTGACGAGCCACGGGACGCGCGAGCGCTCGTCCGGGTCGTCGCCGTAGCGTCCCGCGGGCGGCGTGGGGCTCGCGGCGGGCGTGCTGGCCACGGGGGTGCCTCCTCGTTGGTCGGCTGGTTGGTCGGCTGGTTGGTCGGCTGGTGGTCGGCCGGTCGGTCGGTCGGCCGGTGGTCGGCCGGTGGTCGTCTGACGGGTCCGCTGTCCATCTGCTGGTGTCTGCGGACCGGGGTTCCGGGTTCGTGGGTGCCGTGCGCGATCATTGTCCCGTGCCCGAGCTGCCCGCCGAACCACGGCGCCCCCAGAACGTGACCGACACCTCAGTCCCGAGCGCTCCCGCGGGGACGTTCGTGCGCCGCACGGACGCCGCCGGCGAGCCCTTGCGTCTCATGGCGGTGCACGCCCACCCGGACGACGAGTCCAGCAAGGGCGCCGCGACGACCGCACGGTACGCCGCGGAGGGCGTCGAGGTGCTCGTCGTGACGTGCACCGGCGGCGAGCGCGGCGACGTGCTCAACGAGAGGTACGGCCCCGCGCCCGAGGGCATCGAGGGCATGCGCGAGGTGCGCCGGCACGAGATGGCCGCCGCCGCCGCGGCGCTCGGGGTGCAGCAGCGCTGGCTCGGCTTCGTCGACTCCGGCCTGCCCGAGGGCGACCCGCTCCCACCGCTGCCGGAGGGCTGCTTCGGCCTGCTCGGTCTGGAGGAGGCGAGCGCGCCCCTGGTCGAGGCCGTGCGGGAGTTCCGGCCGCACGTCATGACGACGTACGACCCGACGGGCGGCTACCCGCACCCCGACCACGTGATGTGCCACCGTGTCGCGGCCGAGGCGTTCGCCGCGGCGGGCGACCCGGAGCGCTACCGGGGCCACGGTGAGCCGTGGACGCCGCTGAAGCTCTACTACAACCACGGCTTCTCGCTGGCCCGCCTGCGCGCGATGCACGAGGCGATCCTCGAGGCGGGGGCCGAGTCGCCGTTCGGGGACTGGATCGAGTCGCGTCAGGCGCGCGAGATCCCCGAGCGCGAGGTGACGACGCGCATCGAGTGCGCCGCGTACTTCGACCGGCGGGACGCGGCGCTGCGGGCGCACGCGACGCAGATCGACCCCGAGGGCTTCTTCTTCGCGGTGCCGCGCGAGGTCGAGCTCGCGCACTGGACCACCGAGGAGTACGAGCTCGCGGAGTCGCGTGTGCCGGTGACGCTCCCGGAGCACGACCTGTTCGCGGGGGTCGCGGTGCAGCCGCTCGGCGCGCTGGAGGCGTCCGACGAGGCGACGGAGGTGAGCCGATGAACGCGCTCGCCCTGGTCCTGGCGGCCACGCCGGTGCCGAGCCCGAGCCCGACGGTCGCGGCGAGCTCGGGCGGCTCGCCGGGGTTCCTCGGCTTCGTGTTCACGTTCGGGCTCGCCGCGGTCGCGGTGCTGCTGTTCCTGTCGCTCACGCGCCACCTGCGCGTGGTGGACCGCCGCGCCAAGCAGCTCGAGGCCGACGAGGCCGCCGCGCAGGAGGCGGGTCGGTCGTCGGAGAGCGATGCGCGCGAGGGTGCTGCGCGCGACGGTGACGCGCGCGACGGTGACGCGCGTCCGGGCGGTGCCGCGTGAGCGATCGTCCTGCGCCGCCGCAGCGTCCCGTTGTGCGCGTGACGCTCGCGCAGGTCGCGGCGTCCGCGGACGCGGCGGCGAACGTCGTGGTCGCGCGCGACGCGTTCGCGCAGGCGGAGCGCGTGCACGCGGACCTGCTGGTGCTGCCCGAGTACGCGTCCGCGTTCGACGCGCAGGGGGTCGGGGCGGAGCACGCGCAGCCGCTCGACGGCCCGTACGTCACCGCGCTGCGCGAGCGGGCGGCCGCGACGGGGGTCGCGGTGCTCGCGGGCGTCACGGTGCCGGGTGACGAGACCGACGCGCGGGCGACCAACGTCGTGGTCGCGGTCGACGGCACGGGCGCGCTCGTCGGGGCCTACCGCAAGGTGCACCTGTACGACGCGTTCGGCAGCCGCGAGTCCGACCGGCTGCGGCCGGGCCCGGCCGACGCGCCGCCGCTCGTGCTCGACGTCGCCGGCGTCCGGTTCGGCGTGCTGACGTGCTACGACCTGCGGTTCCCGGAGTCGGCGCGTCGCGTGGTCGACGCGGGCGCCGAGGTGCTCGTCGTCCCGGCCGCGTGGGCGGACGGCGCGCTCAAGGCGATGCACTGGCGCACGCTCGCGACGGCGCGCGCGATCGAGAACACGGCTGCGGTCGTCGCGGTCGGAATGGCGGGCAAGGGCGTGGTCGGGCGCTCGCTCGTCGTCGGCCCGGACGGCGTGGTGGCTCTCGAGATGGACGACGCGCCCGCGATCCGCACGGTGGACCTCGACCCGGCCGAGCTGCGCGGCGTGCGGGAGAGGAACCCGTCGCTCGCCAACCGGCGGTACGCCGTCGTCCCGGCCGAGGTCCCCGAGCAGGCCTGAGCGGGCCTGAGCGGGCCTGAGCGGGACTGAGCGGGACTGGGGGGTCCCGAGCGTCAGCGCAGCGAGTAGCTCGCGATCGACACCGCGATGTAGTGGCACGTGTACCCGACGACGGTGAGCGCGTGGAAGATCTCGTGGAAGCCGAAGTACCGCGGGCTGGGGTTGGGGCGCTTGGTGCCGTACACGACCGCGCCGACGGTGTACGCGAGGCCGCCGGCGATGACGAGCCACAGGATCGCCGGGCCGCCCTCGCGGTAGAACTGCGGCAGGAACGCGACCGCGACCCAGCCGAGGATCACGTAGATCGGCACGTAGACCCAGCGCGGGGCGCCCAGCCAGAAGATGCGGGCGAGCAGCCCGACGAGCGCGCCGGCCCAGACCGCGATGAGCAGGTTGCGCGCGGTGGTCGCGGGCAGCAGCAGCACGCACAGGGGCGTGTAGGTGCCGGCGATGATGAGGAAGATGTTGGTGTGGTCGAGGCGGCGCAGCACGGCCGCGACGCGCGGTGACCACGTGCCGCGGTGGTAGATCGCGCTGGTGCCGAACAGCATGACCGCGGACAGGCCGAACACCGCGGTGGACCATTTGGCGGCGGGCGTGGGGGACAGCACGACGAGCACGATCGACGCGGCCAGGACGAACGGTGCGACGCCCGCGTGGATCCAGCCCCGCAGCAGGGGCTTGACCGTGGCGGCCACCTGCTCGACGGCGCGGGAGACGCCCGAGGTCGTCTCCTCGTGCCGGGGACCGTCGCCGTTCGTGGCGGGGGTGCTGGCCATGCTGCCTCACGTTCGTCGTCCGGGAACCTACGACACCGTAGGTTACGGCACCGTAGGTTGCGTGTCGACCACACGTGCTGCACGGGCGATCCTGCCTCACGCACGTGTCCGGACGAGTACGGTGGACCGCGCCGGCACCACCCACGCCGCACCCGCCGGGCCCCGGGCCCACGTGTACCGATCGCAACAGGAGAGCGCGTGCGTCTGCCCCATCCGTTGTACGGGCTGTACGAGCGCCGCCTGGCAGCGTCGCTGCCCTCGGACCGGATGCCGCGGCACATCGGGGTGATCCTCGACGGCAACCGCCGCTGGGCCCGGTCCACCGGCAAGTCCACGCACGGCGGGTACCGCGCCGGCGCGGACAAGATCAGCGAGGTGCTCGCCTGGAGCGAGGACGTCGGCGTCGAGGTCGTCACGCTGTGGATGCTGTCCACCGACAACCTCAACCGCCCCGCCGACGAGCTCGAGGGCCTGCTCGTCGTGATCGACGACGCCGTGCGCGAGCTCGCCGCGACCCGCCGCTGGCGCGTCCAGGCCGTCGGCTCGCTCGAGCTGCTGCCCGAGCACACCGCGAAGGCGCTGCGCGACGCCGAGGACGCGACGCGCGACGTCGTCGGGCTGCACGTCAACGTCGCCGTCGGCTACGGCGGCCGCCGCGAGATCGCGGACGCGGTGCGCGCGTACCTGCGCGACGCGGCCGACCAGGGCCTCGGGCTCGACGACATGGCCGAGTCCTTCGACGTCGAGCACATCGCCGCGCACCTGTACACCAAGGGCCAGCCGGACCCGGACCTCGTGATCCGCACGTCGGGCGAGCAGCGGCTCGGCGGGTTCCTGCTGTGGCAGTCCGCGCACTCGGAGTTCTACTTCTGCGAGGCGTACTGGCCGGACTTCCGGCGCGTCGACTTCCTGCGGGCCGTGCGCGACTACGCCGTCCGGGAACGTCGGCTCGGGCGTTGACGCACGCGCTCGCGGTTGCCCCGGGAACCCCGCGTCCCGGCACGTCCCGCGTGGGGGTCACCCGGCCGGGTGGACGTCCGACGAGCGTCAGGTGAACTTCGTGTTTCGGACGGCGCGTCGGCGCGTGTCCGAGCCCGCTGCGCCGTGCGTGCGGGGTTAGCGTCGCGACAAGGACGTCGCCCCGGCGTCCCCGGGAGGCCTAGCCCATGGAGCAGCTGCTCCGGGAGGAGGGCCGGACCCGGCCCTTCGCAGGGTCGGACCGCCCCCGTCCCGCCGCCGCGAGCCGGCCCCCGCACCACCGCGTGCGGGACACCGGAGCGCGACGCCTTCTGCGGCGCACGTAGCGCCGGAGGGAGCACGCCGTGGTCAGCAGCGCAGCTCAGCAGGGCCCCACCGGACCTGAGGACGGGCAGGACGACGCCCGCCGCACCCACGTCCTCGACACGTCCGTGCTGCTGTCCGACCCGAGAGCGATCTACCGCTTCGCGGAGCACGACGTGGTCCTGCCGGTCGTCGTCGTCACCGAGCTCGAGGCCAAGCGGCACCACGCCGAGCTCGGGTACTTCGCCCGATCCGCGCTGCGCCTGCTCGACGACCTGCGCATCCAGCACGGCCGGCTCGACGAGCCCCTGCCCATCGGCGACCAGGGCGGCACGCTGCGCGTCGAGCTCAACCACACCGACCCCTCGGTCCTGCCCGCGGGCTTCCGGCTCGGCGACAACGACACGCGCATCCTCGCGGTCGCCGCGAACCTCGCCGCGGAGGGCCGGGACGTCACCGTCGTCTCCAAGGACCTGCCGATGCGCGTCAAGGCGTCCGCGGTGGGGCTGCGCGCCGAGGAGTACCGCCACGAGCTCGCGGTCGAGTCCGGCTGGACCGGCATGGACGCGCTCGACCTGACCGAGCAGCAGATGTCGCAGCTGTGGGAGCACGAGTCCATCCCGCTCGCGGACGTCGTCAGCACCTCGTCGGAACCCGGGCCCGGCGCGGGCAACCCCACCGACCTGCCGTGCCACACCGGGCTCGTGCTGCACTCGCCGCGCGGCTCGGCGCTCGGGCGCGTCACGGCGGACAAGCACGTCGCGCTCGTGCGCGGCGACCGGGACGTGTTCGGCGTGCACGGTCGCTCGGCCGAGCAGCGCATCGCGATCGACCTGCTGCTCGACGAGGAGATCGGCATCGTGTCGCTCGGCGGCCGCGCGGGGACCGGCAAGTCCGCGCTCGCCCTGTGCGCGGGCCTCGAGGCCGTGCTCGAGCGCCGCCAGCACCGCAAGGTCATGGTGTTCCGCCCGCTGTACGCGGTCGGCGGCCAGGAGCTCGGCTACCTGCCGGGGTCCGAGGCCGAGAAGATGAACCCCTGGGCGCAGGCCGTGTTCGACACGCTCGGCGCGCTCGTCTCGCGCGAGGTCGTCGAGGAGGTCATGGACCGCGACCTGCTCGAGGTCCTGCCGCTCACGCACATCCGCGGCCGGTCGCTGCACGACGCGTTCGTGATCGTCGACGAGGCGCAGTCCCTCGAGCGCAACGTGCTGCTCACCGTGCTGTCCCGCATCGGGCAGAGCTCGCGCGTGGTCCTCACGCACGACGTCGCGCAGCGCGACAACCTGCGCGTCGGGCGGCACGACGGCGTCGCGGCGGTCATCGAGGCGCTCAAGGGCCACCCGCTGTTCGCGCACGTGACGCTCACCCGGTCCGAGCGGTCGCCCGTCGCGGCGCTCGTCACCGAGCTGCTCGAGGGCATCGAGGTCTGAGCACCGGGCTCACCCCTCGGTGAGCACCCCGTCCTGCAGGCGCACGACCCGGTCGGCCAGCGACATCATGACCGGGTCGTGCGTCGCGACGAGAGCGGTGGTGCGCTCGTGCTCGACGACCGCGCGCAGCAGGCCCATGATCGCGACACCCGTCGCGGAGTCGAGCTGGCCGGTGGGCTCGTCGGCGACGAGCAGGCGCGGCGAGTTCGCCAAGGCACGCGCGATCGCGACGCGCTGCTGCTGACCACCCGACAGCTCGCCGGGGCGCTGGTTCGCGTGCCCGCCGAGCCCGACGAGGTCGAGCAGCAGCGCCACGCGCTCGTCGCGCGCCTTCGGCGGGATCTTGCGCAGCCGCAGCGGCACGCCGACGTTCTCGGCCGCCGAGAGCACGGGCACCAGGCCGAACGTCTGGAACACGAACGACACCACGTCGCGGCGCAGCGCCACGAGCCCGCGCTCGCCGAGCCGGGACACCTCCTGGCCGTCGACGACCACGCGGCCCTCGTCGGGACGGTCGAGCCCGCCGACGACGTTGAGCAGCGTCGTCTTGCCCGAGCCGGACCGTCCGACGAGCACGACGAGCTCGCCCGGCGCGATCGAGAGCGACACGTCGCGCAGCGCGTGCACCGCCGCGTCGCCCGTGCCGTACGTGCGCGACACGTGCTCGACGAGCACCATCGGCTCCGCCGTGGTCGCGACGTGCCGGCCCTGCTGCGCTGTCTCGACGCTCATCGCGCACCTCCCTCGTCCGTGCCGGATGCGACCCCTGTGCCGGATGCGACCCCTGTGCCGGATGCGACGCCCGTGCCCGATGCGACGTCCGTGCCGGATGCGACGCCCGTGCCGGTGCCCGACGGCACCACGCGCGGCCGGTCCGGCCACACCGAGACGTGCGACGCCTCGAGCGCGAGCCGCACGCGCCCCGAGAGCTCGAGCGCCTCGCGGTACTCCGCGGGCAGCTGCACGCGTCCGGCGCGGTCGAGCACCGCGAACTCCTCGGCCACCACGTGCTCGGTCCCGTCGTCGCGCAGGTGCGTGCGGCGCACGGTCTCCGACGACGTGCGCCCGTCGCGGATCGCGACCGTGCGCTGCACGTGCTCGCTCACGCCCGGGTCGTGCGTCACGACGACGACCGTCGTGCCGAGCTCGCGGTTGACGAGCCGCAGGCACTCGAGCACCTGGTCGGACGTCGCGGAGTCCAGCTCGCCGGTCGGCTCGTCGGCGAACACGACCTGCGGCGACGTGGCGAGCGCGACGCCGATCGCGACGCGCTGCTGCTCACCGCCCGACAGCTGGCCCGGACGCCGGTCCGCGCAGTAGCCCACGCCGAGCAGGTCGAGCAGCTCGGCGGCACGCGCCTCGCGTTCACGGCGGCCGCGCCCCGCGAGCGCGAGCGGCATCGTGACGTTCTCGGTCGCGGTCAGGTACGGCACGAGGTTGCGGGCCGTCTGCTGCCACACGAACCCGACCATCTCGCGCCGGTACGCGACGCGCTGCGCGGACGTCATGGCCATGAGGTCCCAGTCGCCCACCCGCACGCGCCCGGCGGTCGGCACGTCGAGGCCCGACAGGACCGCGAGCAGCGTCGACTTGCCGGAGCCGGACGCGCCGACGATCGCGACGAGCTCGCCGGGCTCGACGAGCAGGTCGAGGCCCTGCAGCGCCTGCACCTCGATGCCCTCGGACTGGTAGATGCGCACCAGGGAGTCGCACACGATGAGCGCGTCCTGGCCGAACGCGGGAGCGCCGGCCTCCTGGGTGAGCCGGTCGAGCGTCGTCGTCATCGCGCCTCCTTCGTCGTCGTCATCGTTCCGCCTCGCGGATGCCGAGGGCCAGGTCGTCGTCCCGCCGTGTGCGTGCCTCGACCTCGACCGCGACCGCGAGGCCCGCGGCGAGCGCCCCGACCGCGACCGCGAACGGCAGCCAGGTGACGGTCACGCGCGTCGTGCCGGGCTCGCCCGTGAGCGCGGACAGGCCCAGCGCGTTCGTCAGGAGCCACGGCACGACGACGCCGATCGCGGAGCCCGCGAGCAGTCCCGCCACCGCGATCGGCGCGACCTCGCCCGCGGACAGGCGGCGCGCGGTGCCCGCGTCGAGGCCGAGCGTCCGCAGCACGTGCAGCGTGCGGCGCCGGTCGCGCGCGGTCGCGACGACGGTGAGGACGAGCGCGACGACCGCGAGCACGGCGAGCGCGGCCTGCGCGACGCGCAGCAGCGTGCGCAGGCCGGTGGTCAGGGGGGAGGAGTTCCACGTGTCCAGCCACTCGACGCGGCTCAGCACGCTCACCTCGGGCAGCGCCGCGACGGCCTCGGCGACGACGGCCTCGTCGGCACCCCGGCCGAGCACCCACGTGGTCTGCGCGGGGACGGGCGCGCCGAGCCCGGCGGCCAGCGCCGTGCGGTCGACGACGACCGTGGGCGCGCCGTCCACGCGGACGCTCGTCGTGCCGCGCACGTCGACCGGCACGAACACGTCCGTCGTCCACACCTGCGGGTCGAAGGCCTCGGCGATCCGCTGCAGCTCGGGCGAGACGAGCGCGGGCACGCCTCCTGGCGCGTCGGCGCCCAACCCGGCGAGCCCGTCGTCGACCACCGCGCCCTGCGCGGCCCGCAGCCGCGCCCAGTGCTCCGCGTCGACCGCGAGCAGCGTGACGTCCACGCCCGAGCCGACGCCGAACGTGCGGCTCACCCACGTGCGCGAGCCGACGACGCTCGTCACGCCGTCCTGCGTGCGCAGCGCGTCGAGCACCGCGTCGTCCACCGGCCCGTCGATCCGCACGTCGCCCCCCACCAGGAGGTCGGCGGCGCGGTCCTGCCCGCGGTCCACGGTCGTGACCGTGATGCCGCTGAACACGACGAGCGCGACGGCCACGGTGACGGACAGCAGGGGGATCGCCGTGCGGCTCGCACGCTCGGCGCGCGCGGTCGCGACCAGTCCGGCGAGCGCGGGACCGCGCGACGCGACGGCACGCAGGCGGCGCAGCACGGGCGGGACGACGTGCGCGGCGAGCACCGTCGCGGCGCCGGCGAGCAGCACGGGCGTCGCGGCGAGCAGCCAGTCGACGTCGCCGGCGCTGCTCGACAGCAGACCGCGCGAGCGCACCGACAGCAGCGCCCCGGCCGCGACGGCCAGGAGCGTGAGCTCCGCGACGAGCCGACGCGTGCGGCGGCGCGACGCGAGCCGGTCGCGGTCCGCGCGGTTGGCGGGCACCCGGCGCCCGGTCCAGGACCGGCGCACGAGCGCGGCGGCCAGCACCGCGGGCGCGAGCACGCCGACCGCGGCGACGGCGGCACCCGGCCACCACGAGCCGCCGACGCGCGGCAGCAGCAGCACGAGCAGACCGACGGCCACCGCGCTCGCGGACGCCGCGAGCGGCACCGACTCGAGCAGCGACCGCCAGCCCACGGATGCGACCGACGCGCCGCGCGCCCGCTCCAGCGTGAGCGTCGCGGACCGGCGCTCCACCAGAAGGCGGGCGGCGAGCAGGATCGTCAGCGCCCCGACCGACACGATGCCGAGCAGCAGCACGCTCGCCTGCGCGGTCGCCCCCGCGAGGCGCGCGCGGTACTCGAGCAGCACGTCGTCGAGCGACGTCGCGAGCGTGGGCGTGCGCGCGTCGCGCAGCTGCAGCGGGCCGGGGTCGGCCCGCAGGTCCACGACCTGCGCCGCGAGCGTGCGCGCACGTGCGGCGGTGAGGCGGTCGGGCAGCGCGACGAACCGGACGTCGGTCGTCACGGCGGTCGGCTGCATCGCGACGAGCAGGTCCGGCACGGACGCGTCGGTCACGAGCAGCCCGGCGGCCGCGACCGACCCCGTCGACGCGGGCGCGGGCGTCGCGGTGACGAACTCGGGCAGCGCGGTCCACACCGGGTCCTGCGGGTCGACGACCTCGTACGTGCCGACGACGACCGCGGTGAGCCGGGTGACCATCGCCCCGGTCACGCGCACCTCGTCGCCCAGCGCGAGCCCGAGGGCGTCGAGCGCGTCGGCGGTGACGCCCACCTCGACGCGGCGCTCGAGCGTCGAGAGCGGCTGCTCCTCCGCGGGCTGCACGTCCGCGAGCAGCTCGGGTGCGCGGCCGGAGACCCACCGCACGGCGTCTTGCCCGTCGGAGGCGATGACGTAGCCCGCGCGCGCGACCGCGGTCCCGGCCGGCACGGTCGCGGTCCACGCGGACGTCGTCGTCGACAGCGACGGTCCCGCGAGGTCCGCCCGCAGGCCGGCGGGGATGCCCGCGTCGACGGTCGCGGCGTCGCGGTGCAGGGCCTCGGCCGCGTCGTCGGGGCGGACCCCGGCGAGCGGCGGGGTGGCGCCGGTGACGCGCGCGACCACGTCGGTGTCGGGGCGGCTGCGCTCGACGGCGTCGCGGGCACCGGCGTCGGCGACGCTCGTCACGAGCCGCGGCGCGAGGAGCGCGACCAGCACGAGCGCCGCGAGGAGCGCCCCCGTCAGCGCGAGCAGGCCGGCGTCGGTGCGGGCGCGGCGCCGCACCAGGAGCGGGCCGGCGGCGCCGACCGTCCGGATCCTCGTCGTGGCGTTCATCCCTCGTCCCCCAGTCGCAGGAGCGCACCGGACGTGCGGCGCAGCAGGGCGCGCGTGGTGACGACGACCGCGAGCGTGGCCCCGGCCGCGACCGCCGCCACGACCGTGCCCAGCACGGGCCACGGCCACTCCACGAGGACCGCGGGCACGGGGGCGAGCCCGACGTCGGAGACGGTCACGAGCGGCGTGACGACGCGCACGAGCAGCGCACCCACCGCGAGACCGGCGGCGGTGCCGAGCGCACCGAGCAGCGAGTACTCGCCGAGCACCGCGCGCGACAGCGCACCGCGAGACGCGCCGAGCGCCTGCAGCCGCGCGAGCTCGAGGCGGCGCGTGCGCACCGCGACGGTCGCGCTGAGCGCGATGCCCGTGACGGCGAGCGCGACGGCGGCGAGCGTGACGCTCCACAGCGCCGCGGGGATGCCGACGTGCAGCGGGCCGCGCGTCGCCTCGCGAGCGGTCTCGACGCGCGTCGTCGCGGCGCCCACGCCCGCCTGCGTGACGGCGTCCGCGGCAGCCGGTGCGGCGTCGTCGTCGACCAGGGCCCACCACTCGTCGACGAGCGCGTCCCGGGCGCCGGTGACGAGCGTGGCGCGGGTGAGCGCGTCGCGGTCCACCAGCACGCCGTCGCCCGTCGGCAGGCTCGGCAGGTACGGGACGACGCCGTCGACGCGCAGCTGCACGTCGATCCCGTCGACCTGCACGGCCAGCACGTCGTCCTGCGTGGCGGACAGCGTCTCGAGCATGCCGGGGGTGACCAGTGCGTGCACGATCGGCTCACGGTCGAACGCGGTGGTGAACAGCGCGCCCATCCCCATGGTGATCAGCCCCATGTCGGTGACCGCGGTGACGTGCAGCGCGCCCGCGTCGACCCACGTCGCCCCCAGGCGTGTGCCGGGCATCATCGGGTCCCACGTCGACGGCGACGCGGTGCGCCACCGCACCCGGCCGAGGTCCACGGGCGTCTCACCGCCGTCCGCGTCGAGCGCACGCACGTCGGAGACAACGCCCTCGACGCCGATCTGCCACGAGTCGGGGTCGTCGAGCTCGAGCGAGGCGAA
The sequence above is a segment of the Cellulomonas palmilytica genome. Coding sequences within it:
- a CDS encoding PhoH family protein, which codes for MVSSAAQQGPTGPEDGQDDARRTHVLDTSVLLSDPRAIYRFAEHDVVLPVVVVTELEAKRHHAELGYFARSALRLLDDLRIQHGRLDEPLPIGDQGGTLRVELNHTDPSVLPAGFRLGDNDTRILAVAANLAAEGRDVTVVSKDLPMRVKASAVGLRAEEYRHELAVESGWTGMDALDLTEQQMSQLWEHESIPLADVVSTSSEPGPGAGNPTDLPCHTGLVLHSPRGSALGRVTADKHVALVRGDRDVFGVHGRSAEQRIAIDLLLDEEIGIVSLGGRAGTGKSALALCAGLEAVLERRQHRKVMVFRPLYAVGGQELGYLPGSEAEKMNPWAQAVFDTLGALVSREVVEEVMDRDLLEVLPLTHIRGRSLHDAFVIVDEAQSLERNVLLTVLSRIGQSSRVVLTHDVAQRDNLRVGRHDGVAAVIEALKGHPLFAHVTLTRSERSPVAALVTELLEGIEV
- a CDS encoding ABC transporter ATP-binding protein, which translates into the protein MSVETAQQGRHVATTAEPMVLVEHVSRTYGTGDAAVHALRDVSLSIAPGELVVLVGRSGSGKTTLLNVVGGLDRPDEGRVVVDGQEVSRLGERGLVALRRDVVSFVFQTFGLVPVLSAAENVGVPLRLRKIPPKARDERVALLLDLVGLGGHANQRPGELSGGQQQRVAIARALANSPRLLVADEPTGQLDSATGVAIMGLLRAVVEHERTTALVATHDPVMMSLADRVVRLQDGVLTEG
- a CDS encoding ABC transporter ATP-binding protein, translated to MTTTLDRLTQEAGAPAFGQDALIVCDSLVRIYQSEGIEVQALQGLDLLVEPGELVAIVGASGSGKSTLLAVLSGLDVPTAGRVRVGDWDLMAMTSAQRVAYRREMVGFVWQQTARNLVPYLTATENVTMPLALAGRGRREREARAAELLDLLGVGYCADRRPGQLSGGEQQRVAIGVALATSPQVVFADEPTGELDSATSDQVLECLRLVNRELGTTVVVVTHDPGVSEHVQRTVAIRDGRTSSETVRRTHLRDDGTEHVVAEEFAVLDRAGRVQLPAEYREALELSGRVRLALEASHVSVWPDRPRVVPSGTGTGVASGTDVASGTGVASGTGVASGTGVASGTDEGGAR
- a CDS encoding FtsX-like permease family protein, with product MNATTRIRTVGAAGPLLVRRRARTDAGLLALTGALLAALVLVALLAPRLVTSVADAGARDAVERSRPDTDVVARVTGATPPLAGVRPDDAAEALHRDAATVDAGIPAGLRADLAGPSLSTTTSAWTATVPAGTAVARAGYVIASDGQDAVRWVSGRAPELLADVQPAEEQPLSTLERRVEVGVTADALDALGLALGDEVRVTGAMVTRLTAVVVGTYEVVDPQDPVWTALPEFVTATPAPASTGSVAAAGLLVTDASVPDLLVAMQPTAVTTDVRFVALPDRLTAARARTLAAQVVDLRADPGPLQLRDARTPTLATSLDDVLLEYRARLAGATAQASVLLLGIVSVGALTILLAARLLVERRSATLTLERARGASVASVGWRSLLESVPLAASASAVAVGLLVLLLPRVGGSWWPGAAVAAVGVLAPAVLAAALVRRSWTGRRVPANRADRDRLASRRRTRRLVAELTLLAVAAGALLSVRSRGLLSSSAGDVDWLLAATPVLLAGAATVLAAHVVPPVLRRLRAVASRGPALAGLVATARAERASRTAIPLLSVTVAVALVVFSGITVTTVDRGQDRAADLLVGGDVRIDGPVDDAVLDALRTQDGVTSVVGSRTWVSRTFGVGSGVDVTLLAVDAEHWARLRAAQGAVVDDGLAGLGADAPGGVPALVSPELQRIAEAFDPQVWTTDVFVPVDVRGTTSVRVDGAPTVVVDRTALAAGLGAPVPAQTTWVLGRGADEAVVAEAVAALPEVSVLSRVEWLDTWNSSPLTTGLRTLLRVAQAALAVLAVVALVLTVVATARDRRRTLHVLRTLGLDAGTARRLSAGEVAPIAVAGLLAGSAIGVVVPWLLTNALGLSALTGEPGTTRVTVTWLPFAVAVGALAAGLAVAVEVEARTRRDDDLALGIREAER